One genomic segment of Myxococcales bacterium includes these proteins:
- a CDS encoding DUF99 family protein encodes MEPLRGVFVQRVGLSPSEAGELIAGTTLHGNLPEPLRLAHLIAGGVTTGASRGRA; translated from the coding sequence ATGGAACCGCTCCGCGGCGTCTTCGTGCAGCGCGTGGGCCTCTCTCCGTCGGAGGCCGGTGAGCTCATCGCGGGGACGACGTTGCACGGCAACTTGCCCGAACCCTTGCGGCTCGCCCACCTCATCGCCGGCGGCGTCACGACGGGCGCGAGCCGAGGGCGCGCGTGA
- a CDS encoding nucleotidyl transferase AbiEii/AbiGii toxin family protein, whose product MDAWLRRLARSPLRERWILRGGLVTCHHCPSRPAPEDIDLVGLGRFDEAEARREMRALALAPASSDESVSFHSPVSEIIWGDTPFPGLRTTVETKVEARPGPRIQIDLGFGDPLEPGPEPLVVGGASLLAVRAETMVAWKLHGLVEHGRGRWRAKDLADALLLFREASLDAGALDGALDRAPRPCLREPEHAAQRDKGVSGGADLWPEPRKPPPLGNLSQATAVPFGWRRNGREGRTAAARRALIERVSALGLAGSRERDGTHGEQGPAAKPA is encoded by the coding sequence TTGGACGCCTGGTTGCGGCGGCTCGCGCGCTCGCCGCTCCGCGAGCGGTGGATTCTTCGCGGCGGCCTTGTCACCTGCCACCACTGTCCGTCAAGGCCCGCGCCCGAAGACATCGACCTCGTCGGCCTCGGCCGCTTCGACGAGGCGGAGGCGCGGCGGGAGATGCGCGCGCTCGCCCTTGCGCCGGCGTCGAGCGACGAGAGCGTCTCCTTCCACTCGCCCGTGAGCGAGATCATCTGGGGCGACACGCCCTTTCCCGGGCTTCGGACCACGGTGGAGACGAAGGTGGAAGCGCGGCCCGGACCGCGCATTCAGATCGACCTGGGCTTCGGCGATCCCTTGGAGCCAGGCCCCGAGCCGCTCGTCGTTGGCGGCGCGTCGCTCCTGGCGGTGCGCGCCGAGACGATGGTTGCGTGGAAGCTGCACGGACTTGTGGAGCACGGCCGCGGCCGTTGGCGCGCCAAAGACCTCGCCGACGCGCTCCTGCTCTTTCGCGAAGCCTCGCTGGACGCCGGCGCGCTGGATGGCGCACTCGACCGAGCCCCTCGCCCTTGCCTTCGAGAGCCGGAGCACGCCGCTCAGCGCGACAAGGGCGTTTCTGGAGGAGCCGACCTGTGGCCAGAGCCGCGGAAGCCGCCGCCGCTGGGCAACCTTTCTCAAGCGACGGCCGTGCCCTTTGGATGGCGACGTAACGGTCGTGAGGGACGAACTGCGGCGGCACGCCGCGCCCTCATCGAGCGCGTGTCGGCCCTCGGTCTTGCCGGCTCACGCGAGCGCGACGGTACTCATGGAGAGCAGGGCCCGGCGGCGAAGCCGGCGTAG
- a CDS encoding Uma2 family endonuclease: MGGALGQSQRHLELCFLLFALLKRLVAPEHSCGADQFVYWNARTNRRQLAPDGFVKLGVAHEAFNSWKTWEKGIPELAVEILSPSDTPERWTFEEELERYHELGVRELVCFNMDGRVGERLRVWDLIEGDLVERIVEGESTPCLTLSGVLGAPVLWAVAPFGEFPAALRLMRDGTLVPTAEEERDKAEREAKALTARVAELEAKLRGE, translated from the coding sequence ATGGGAGGAGCACTTGGACAGTCGCAGCGGCACCTGGAACTCTGCTTCCTGCTCTTCGCCCTCTTGAAACGCCTGGTCGCACCGGAGCACTCGTGCGGGGCCGATCAGTTCGTCTACTGGAACGCCCGGACCAACCGCAGGCAGCTCGCGCCCGACGGCTTCGTGAAGTTGGGCGTCGCGCACGAGGCGTTCAATTCGTGGAAGACCTGGGAGAAGGGGATCCCCGAACTCGCGGTGGAGATCTTGAGCCCGTCTGACACGCCGGAGCGGTGGACCTTCGAAGAAGAGCTCGAGCGCTACCACGAGCTCGGAGTGCGGGAGCTCGTTTGCTTCAACATGGATGGGCGCGTCGGCGAGCGCCTTCGCGTTTGGGATCTCATCGAAGGCGATCTCGTCGAGCGCATCGTCGAAGGAGAGTCCACGCCGTGCCTCACGCTGTCAGGCGTGCTCGGAGCACCAGTCCTGTGGGCCGTCGCGCCGTTCGGCGAATTTCCCGCCGCCCTCCGGTTGATGCGCGATGGCACGCTCGTGCCAACGGCCGAGGAAGAGCGCGACAAGGCTGAGCGCGAGGCCAAGGCGCTGACGGCGCGAGTGGCGGAGCTCGAAGCGAAGCTGCGCGGGGAGTGA